One Edaphobacter flagellatus genomic region harbors:
- a CDS encoding FAD-containing oxidoreductase translates to MEHTFDAIVVGAGQAGPSLVGRLTDAGWKVAMVERKLFGGTCVNAGCTPTKAMVASAYAARAIQRAAEYGLPSQTLGKVDLAQVRKRKDAIVMKSRTGIENWLENMKGCTVFRGTARFIAPGTMQVNDDILHAPKIFLNVGARPTIPELPGVHEVEHLTSTTILDLGTLPEHLIVVGGSYVGLEFAQMFRRFGAEVTVVERAPKLVSHEDDDVSAEIRKILEAEGIRVETGSDCIRLAHKDGRPAIHMDCGGEGREIAGSHILLAMGRTPNTDDLGLETVGVVRDKHGFIPVNDTLETSAKGVWAIGDCNGRGAFTHTSYNDFEIVAANLLDHEPRKVSDRISVHGLYIDPPLGQVGMTEREVRERGKPALMGLRPMTKVGRAVEKGESQGFMKVLVDAETSQILGASILGVGGDEAVHCILTAMYAKQPYTLLTHSVHIHPTVSELIPTVFEDLKPLT, encoded by the coding sequence ATGGAGCATACATTCGATGCCATTGTTGTCGGGGCTGGGCAGGCTGGCCCGTCCCTCGTAGGTCGGCTCACCGATGCAGGCTGGAAGGTCGCCATGGTCGAGCGTAAGTTGTTCGGGGGCACCTGCGTCAACGCCGGATGTACCCCGACGAAGGCGATGGTGGCCAGCGCCTATGCCGCACGCGCAATCCAGCGAGCCGCGGAGTACGGGCTTCCTTCGCAGACACTGGGCAAGGTCGATCTGGCCCAGGTACGAAAGCGCAAAGACGCAATCGTGATGAAGTCCCGTACAGGGATCGAAAACTGGCTGGAAAACATGAAGGGATGTACGGTCTTCCGCGGTACAGCGCGCTTCATCGCGCCCGGGACGATGCAGGTGAATGACGATATCCTCCATGCGCCGAAGATATTTCTCAATGTCGGCGCCCGGCCGACGATTCCTGAACTGCCCGGGGTACACGAGGTGGAGCATCTGACCAGCACGACGATCCTCGACCTGGGCACCCTGCCGGAGCACCTGATCGTCGTTGGCGGCAGCTATGTCGGCCTGGAGTTCGCCCAGATGTTCCGGCGCTTCGGGGCCGAAGTGACCGTTGTCGAGCGTGCGCCCAAGCTGGTGAGCCACGAGGACGACGACGTCTCTGCAGAGATTCGGAAGATTCTTGAAGCCGAGGGAATCCGCGTGGAGACGGGCTCTGACTGCATTCGTCTGGCCCACAAGGACGGTCGTCCTGCGATCCACATGGACTGTGGAGGCGAGGGCCGCGAGATCGCCGGAAGCCACATCCTGCTCGCCATGGGGCGGACGCCGAATACGGACGATCTCGGCCTCGAAACCGTCGGTGTCGTACGCGACAAGCACGGCTTCATCCCTGTCAATGACACGCTGGAGACCAGTGCGAAAGGTGTATGGGCGATAGGCGATTGCAACGGTCGCGGAGCCTTCACCCACACCTCGTACAACGACTTTGAGATCGTCGCCGCCAACCTGCTCGATCACGAGCCACGCAAAGTCAGCGACAGGATTTCGGTCCACGGACTCTACATCGATCCTCCACTCGGGCAGGTCGGCATGACGGAGCGCGAAGTACGCGAGCGAGGCAAGCCTGCGCTGATGGGCCTTCGCCCCATGACAAAGGTGGGTCGCGCTGTTGAAAAGGGCGAGAGTCAGGGATTTATGAAGGTGTTAGTGGACGCCGAAACCAGCCAGATTCTCGGTGCGTCGATCCTCGGCGTCGGCGGAGACGAGGCCGTTC
- a CDS encoding carbohydrate kinase family protein — MTKPSKVDLVGVGLNATDTVIPLPHFPTAGSKVEFGAAKILPGGQVASTVVACQMWGLSTRYVGKIGDDSASDLHRSEFNRTGVEAHLLTVPNCASQQSFILVDRDGERTVLHRHDDALSLHPGDLNREWIVNARALHVDGWDTAAATLAATWAREAGIPVIADLDELYPGVEQLLEKIDYLIVSRDFPTRLTGEADLETALRRMQARFGSTLTAATLGHEGVLAWDGKNIHHAPAYRVPVADTTGAGDIFHAGFIYGLLQGWPLDRQLDFACAAAALNCTTVGARGGIKSVREIEELVQSGTHYPSEFAASNSVTL; from the coding sequence ATGACAAAACCGTCGAAGGTCGACCTTGTCGGCGTCGGGTTGAATGCCACGGACACTGTCATTCCCCTCCCTCACTTCCCTACCGCAGGCTCCAAGGTCGAGTTTGGCGCAGCGAAGATTCTACCGGGCGGCCAAGTCGCCTCGACCGTTGTGGCCTGCCAGATGTGGGGGCTGAGTACACGTTACGTCGGCAAGATCGGCGACGACAGCGCCTCGGACCTGCATCGCAGCGAATTCAATCGAACCGGCGTCGAAGCGCACCTGCTTACCGTTCCCAACTGTGCCAGCCAGCAGTCTTTTATTCTTGTGGATCGCGATGGCGAGCGCACGGTGCTGCATCGCCACGACGATGCGCTCTCCTTGCATCCGGGCGACCTCAATCGCGAGTGGATCGTCAACGCACGCGCGCTGCACGTCGATGGATGGGACACTGCTGCTGCCACGCTGGCAGCCACGTGGGCTCGCGAAGCAGGCATCCCTGTCATCGCCGATCTGGATGAGCTCTATCCCGGCGTCGAACAGCTTCTTGAAAAGATCGATTACCTCATCGTCAGCCGCGACTTTCCGACCCGGCTTACGGGCGAGGCGGACCTGGAGACGGCATTACGGCGCATGCAGGCGCGCTTCGGCTCAACCCTGACGGCAGCGACACTTGGCCATGAGGGTGTTCTTGCATGGGATGGGAAAAACATCCATCATGCTCCGGCCTATCGCGTGCCGGTTGCCGATACGACAGGTGCAGGTGACATCTTCCACGCCGGATTTATTTATGGATTGCTACAGGGCTGGCCGCTGGACCGGCAGCTCGATTTTGCTTGCGCAGCCGCGGCATTGAACTGTACGACCGTCGGAGCACGAGGCGGGATCAAGAGCGTCCGCGAGATTGAAGAGCTGGTTCAGAGCGGGACCCACTACCCCTCGGAGTTTGCTGCATCCAACTCAGTTACGCTTTAG
- a CDS encoding response regulator transcription factor, with amino-acid sequence MSNPIRILLIDDHTLFRESLVRLLEVEPGIQVAAHAATIADALRLLQEAVFDVLLLDYDLGEEFGTELLQTLHHRKSTVRVLMVTAGMRDSVMLAALNAGAAGIIFKHSGTGQLVEAIRKVAKGEMWLDTGIVKTLIAGTTEKAEPIQNVRSLTERQHQVLRHILDGLTNKEIAARLQVSETSVKAVIQELFGKAGVRTRSQLVRVAIEKYSAEWLRSEV; translated from the coding sequence ATGAGTAATCCAATCCGCATTCTCTTGATCGATGACCACACTCTTTTTCGAGAGAGCCTCGTGCGTCTTCTGGAGGTTGAGCCGGGCATCCAGGTTGCCGCACACGCCGCAACAATTGCAGATGCGCTGCGCTTATTGCAGGAAGCAGTCTTCGATGTACTTTTGCTCGACTACGATCTGGGGGAAGAGTTCGGAACGGAGCTGCTTCAAACGCTTCATCATCGCAAGAGCACAGTAAGAGTCTTGATGGTGACGGCGGGCATGCGAGACAGCGTGATGCTTGCTGCGCTCAACGCAGGCGCTGCCGGGATCATCTTCAAACACAGCGGCACAGGCCAGTTGGTCGAGGCGATCCGTAAGGTAGCCAAAGGCGAGATGTGGCTGGATACCGGGATTGTGAAGACGCTGATTGCCGGAACCACAGAAAAAGCGGAGCCAATACAGAACGTCCGCTCGCTGACAGAGCGACAACACCAGGTACTGCGCCATATTCTCGACGGACTTACCAACAAAGAAATCGCCGCCAGGCTGCAGGTCTCCGAGACTTCCGTGAAGGCCGTCATCCAGGAGTTGTTCGGCAAGGCCGGCGTAAGAACGCGAAGCCAGCTCGTTCGAGTCGCCATAGAAAAGTACTCCGCCGAATGGCTTAGAAGCGAAGTCTAA
- a CDS encoding ATP-binding protein gives MLRIVSIFSRASSKGWILLFSALLIAAIAMIDWHASGELPLGFVYLLPMFLVGRVLRPWQIAGVAVLCTFLAEIFDQFSWNLPVGLPRDVLYFVAFFCVGLFVYEANRNRQIVIGHLHEIEKQSDARREAEEQLKVLVESSPAAIITSDSAGHVLMANDAAHRMLGLDAGLLPGRSIQRYFPSLSNVSRGDTNQKMFRAVMQSRGQREDGEVFLADICFSTYRTDAGSRLAAMILDISDELRTREEASLHQMMAGSRIAVGAVSHEIRNVCGAIAVVHQNLSRNELLAQNKDFEALGNLVLALERIAAIDTRQIPDQAAEVDLVSVLDDLRIVVAPSFSEEGIECTWSLEPDLPLVWADAANLMQVFLNLIRNSLRALSQVQSKVLSISAKLEHHRVLLEFLDNGCGVEHPERLFHPFQEGAQATGLGLYLSRAFMRSFGGELRYKPVTGGACFVVELTPVNQARRFDE, from the coding sequence ATGCTTCGAATCGTATCCATATTTTCCAGGGCAAGCAGTAAAGGGTGGATTCTTCTTTTTTCAGCCCTGCTGATTGCTGCCATTGCGATGATCGACTGGCACGCAAGCGGCGAGCTTCCCCTGGGCTTTGTCTATCTGCTGCCCATGTTTCTGGTGGGACGCGTCCTGCGTCCGTGGCAGATTGCTGGAGTGGCTGTGCTCTGCACCTTTCTGGCAGAGATATTCGACCAGTTCTCATGGAACCTGCCGGTAGGACTTCCAAGGGATGTCCTCTATTTCGTTGCCTTTTTTTGTGTAGGACTCTTTGTGTATGAGGCGAACCGGAACCGGCAGATCGTCATCGGACATCTTCACGAGATTGAAAAACAGAGCGATGCCCGCCGCGAGGCCGAAGAACAACTGAAGGTTCTGGTGGAGAGCAGCCCGGCTGCGATCATCACCTCGGATTCCGCCGGCCATGTGCTGATGGCCAACGATGCCGCGCATCGTATGCTTGGCCTGGATGCAGGCCTGCTGCCAGGCCGTTCCATTCAGCGCTATTTCCCATCGCTCTCGAATGTCTCGCGCGGCGACACGAACCAGAAGATGTTTCGCGCTGTAATGCAGTCGCGAGGACAGCGGGAAGATGGAGAAGTTTTTCTCGCCGATATCTGTTTCTCAACCTATCGCACCGATGCTGGTTCGCGTCTGGCAGCGATGATTCTCGATATATCGGACGAACTTCGCACACGCGAAGAGGCGAGTCTGCACCAGATGATGGCGGGATCGCGCATCGCCGTGGGTGCCGTATCGCACGAGATTCGCAATGTTTGCGGAGCCATCGCTGTCGTCCATCAGAATCTCTCTCGCAACGAGCTTCTCGCGCAGAATAAAGATTTTGAGGCGCTGGGAAATCTCGTGCTCGCGCTGGAACGCATTGCTGCGATTGACACACGTCAGATACCCGATCAGGCGGCGGAAGTGGATCTCGTTTCCGTACTCGATGATCTAAGGATTGTCGTTGCTCCGTCCTTCAGCGAAGAAGGAATAGAGTGCACTTGGAGTCTGGAGCCCGACCTGCCTTTAGTGTGGGCCGACGCGGCGAACCTGATGCAGGTCTTTCTTAACCTGATTCGTAACAGTCTCCGTGCCTTGTCGCAGGTGCAGAGCAAAGTTCTGTCGATTTCCGCCAAACTGGAACATCATCGCGTGTTGCTCGAGTTTCTTGATAATGGTTGTGGTGTCGAGCATCCGGAGCGATTGTTTCATCCGTTTCAGGAGGGGGCACAGGCTACGGGACTTGGTCTTTATCTGTCTCGCGCTTTTATGCGATCGTTCGGCGGCGAGCTGCGCTATAAACCTGTCACCGGAGGCGCGTGTTTTGTTGTTGAGCTTACACCGGTGAATCAGGCGAGAAGGTTCGATGAGTAA
- a CDS encoding TolC family protein, with protein sequence MALGLALCSTLASAQTAYTWNQVKDKFETANPTLKADALNVQEMKAQEITAFLRPNPGFTLSTDGTQIARYQGVWKPIAGTQISPAFSYLHEREHKRELRLESAKQGTQIATSLHSDLERNLIFTLRTAFIQTLQAKATVDLSQKELDYYDHIIEISRARFKSGDLAQIDLDRIELQRVQYESDLQTAEINLRTAKIQLLQLLNDRTPIDQFDVQGPFTFTDQLDTLDSFRQTALDTRPDLQAALQSAQQAVTNHKLAVSNGSTDPTLSGWYTYNPSFNNQYAHQTIGASINIPLRIFDRNQGEKQRTLIDIDRNQQVTEAMRAQVFADVDSAYAQVNSSLVLLRPYKARYLDQAVRVRETVTYAYQRGGASLMDFLNAQSDYRNVQLAYLQLIGSYLSAASQLNLAVGREVIQ encoded by the coding sequence TTGGCACTGGGCCTAGCGCTTTGTTCCACGCTCGCCAGTGCGCAAACGGCTTACACCTGGAACCAGGTTAAAGACAAGTTTGAAACCGCAAATCCTACGCTCAAGGCTGACGCCCTGAACGTGCAGGAGATGAAGGCACAGGAAATCACGGCCTTCCTTCGTCCGAATCCTGGATTCACGCTGTCTACCGACGGAACCCAGATCGCCCGCTATCAGGGCGTATGGAAGCCCATTGCGGGCACGCAGATCTCCCCTGCCTTTAGCTACCTGCATGAACGCGAGCATAAACGTGAACTGCGTCTTGAGAGCGCAAAGCAGGGTACGCAGATCGCGACCTCGCTCCATTCCGATCTGGAGCGCAATCTTATCTTCACGCTGCGGACGGCATTTATCCAGACACTGCAGGCAAAGGCCACGGTCGATCTTTCGCAAAAGGAACTCGACTACTACGATCACATTATTGAGATCAGCCGCGCTCGATTCAAAAGCGGTGACCTGGCCCAGATCGATCTCGACAGAATTGAGCTGCAACGCGTTCAATATGAATCCGATCTACAGACGGCTGAGATCAACCTGCGCACGGCGAAGATTCAGCTGCTTCAGTTGCTGAATGACCGGACTCCCATCGACCAGTTCGATGTTCAGGGGCCGTTCACCTTCACGGATCAACTGGATACGCTGGATTCGTTCCGTCAGACCGCTCTCGATACACGGCCCGACCTGCAGGCGGCGCTTCAATCTGCGCAGCAGGCTGTTACGAATCACAAGCTTGCTGTGTCGAATGGGTCGACCGATCCAACACTCAGCGGCTGGTATACCTACAACCCGTCCTTCAATAATCAATATGCGCATCAGACGATCGGCGCCAGCATTAACATTCCGCTGCGCATCTTCGATCGCAATCAAGGCGAAAAGCAGCGCACGCTGATCGATATCGATCGCAACCAGCAGGTGACCGAGGCCATGCGCGCGCAGGTCTTCGCCGATGTCGATTCCGCATACGCGCAGGTCAACAGCAGCCTTGTCCTGCTGCGCCCTTATAAAGCGAGGTACCTGGATCAGGCTGTGCGCGTCCGCGAGACGGTGACCTATGCCTATCAGCGTGGAGGAGCTTCTCTGATGGACTTCCTGAATGCACAGAGCGACTACCGCAACGTGCAACTGGCCTATCTGCAATTGATCGGTTCTTATCTGTCTGCGGCGAGCCAACTGAACCTGGCCGTGGGACGCGAGGTAATTCAATGA
- a CDS encoding efflux RND transporter periplasmic adaptor subunit yields MTTNKSLLKSAGYLAVCLSLTACEKKFNPSDGAPPTTQVVQTGDMSLVTVDKPEQFPLVTAEQVDAISELKVTGTVNPDIAREVPVISLASGRVVDIKARLGDSVKKGQLLLRVQSPDSTNAFDTYLKAVNDERLSNKAYVRAKDLYDHGAIPLSALEQAEDAEKDMQADLTAAEEQLKTLGVDKNHPSSVVPVYSPISGVIISQNVTNAAAAGMTFSGSSTAFTIADLSSVWIICDVYENDLSKIALGQTASIKVNAYPDKILTGRISDIGPVLDPNIRTAKVRVEVRNPGLLKVGMFVTATFQGKTKEMHAVVPASAVLHLHDRDWVFVPAGEKKFKRVEVHGGNMLPGNKQEVLSGINANQQVVSNVLQLEATLEAQ; encoded by the coding sequence ATGACAACAAACAAGTCCCTGCTCAAGAGCGCCGGTTATCTCGCTGTATGCCTGTCATTGACAGCATGCGAAAAGAAGTTCAATCCATCCGATGGCGCGCCGCCCACCACGCAGGTCGTGCAGACCGGTGACATGAGTCTTGTCACCGTTGATAAACCGGAGCAGTTTCCGCTCGTTACGGCGGAACAGGTTGATGCCATCTCGGAGTTGAAGGTTACCGGCACCGTCAATCCTGACATCGCGCGTGAGGTACCAGTCATCTCTCTCGCCAGCGGCCGGGTTGTCGACATCAAGGCGCGCCTTGGAGACAGCGTGAAGAAAGGTCAATTGCTGCTGCGCGTTCAAAGTCCCGACAGCACAAACGCCTTCGACACCTATCTGAAGGCCGTCAACGACGAGCGCCTCTCGAATAAAGCCTATGTTCGCGCCAAGGACCTCTACGATCACGGCGCTATTCCGCTCAGCGCGCTTGAACAGGCTGAAGACGCTGAGAAGGACATGCAGGCGGATCTCACTGCAGCCGAAGAACAGCTCAAAACCCTCGGTGTCGACAAGAACCATCCCAGCAGCGTTGTCCCTGTTTATTCGCCCATTTCTGGCGTCATCATCAGCCAGAATGTCACCAACGCCGCTGCGGCCGGTATGACTTTTTCCGGTTCATCGACGGCGTTTACGATCGCCGATCTGTCCTCTGTATGGATCATCTGCGACGTCTACGAGAACGACCTTTCGAAGATTGCGCTGGGACAAACTGCGTCGATCAAGGTGAATGCCTATCCGGACAAGATACTGACCGGCCGCATCTCCGACATCGGCCCGGTTCTCGACCCGAATATCCGCACAGCGAAAGTACGTGTGGAAGTCCGCAACCCCGGTCTCCTCAAAGTCGGTATGTTCGTCACCGCGACCTTCCAGGGCAAGACGAAGGAGATGCACGCTGTTGTGCCAGCCTCCGCAGTGCTGCACCTGCATGATCGCGACTGGGTCTTTGTTCCCGCGGGAGAGAAGAAGTTCAAGCGTGTTGAGGTTCATGGCGGCAACATGCTTCCTGGCAACAAGCAGGAAGTTCTCTCCGGCATCAACGCCAACCAGCAGGTTGTCTCCAACGTCCTCCAACTGGAAGCCACGCTGGAGGCGCAATGA
- a CDS encoding efflux RND transporter permease subunit, with translation MIRALVDFALRSRFLILAMAILLFGWGALSFHNLPVEAYPDVANNYVNIITQWPGHSAEDIEQQVTVPTEIQMAGIPHLQHLRSTTLAGLSSIMLIFDDESENNWNREHVVERMGQVSLPAGLVPQLGTDWSPVGQIFFYTIESKNPEIDVMEIKALEDWTLEKQFKQVQGVVDVTSLGGETREYQIRLDPDKLIAYGLSVGQIEQQLANNNTNAGGSYIVAGTQQINVQAVGLFANVQQIENTLIKTQAGTALHVKDIAVVEQGPRIRLGQNGRTIRRVDGKLIDNPNVVEGIVLLQKGADADPTLQGIEAKVKEINDHILPKGVQIKPFLDRSDLIHFTTHTVMHNLTEGLILVVVILFLFLGNVRGALIVALTIPFSLLFASICLDLRHIPANLLSLGALDFGMVVDGAVVMVENIVRHLNRSGNEIQTPAEKIRDAAHEVQRPVFFAIAIIITAYLPIFTLQAVEGRLFKPMAWTVAFALLGALLFSVVIAPVLASFLFRMGATEWENPILHFVTVQYRKGVTWSIEHRWFAIGGALLAFAMTLYLSLGGVIGSEFLPHLDEGAIWVRGTLAPSTGPDESVAIANRARVILASFPEVIQATSQAGRADDGTDTTGFFNTEYFVGLKPKEDWRPVFHENKEDLIASMSQQLEQIPGVIWNFSQPISDNVEEAVSGVKGELSVKIYGDDLRVLEEKGNQVVGIMSKIQGVRDLGLFRVIGQPNLTFTVDRQAAARFGINVSDIQDAIQTAVGGTAVSQVLRGEARYDLVLRYQKQYRDTREAIENVRLLSPSGERVSLAQLTKVEAIDGAEAIYREGQQRYVAVKYSVRGRDLGSTVEEAIDKVNKQLKLPKGYHVEWAGEYESQKRANKRLMIVLPITILIIFFILYMMFKSFKWAMLILANVVMAPIGGLLALLLTGTHFSVSSGVGFLALFGVSVQTGVIMLEYINQLRARGNTIEESAIEGAVLRLRPIMMTMLVATLGLLPAAMSRGIGSDSQRPFAIVIVGGLIAALVISVFLMPTLYVWIAREKDVLPVPETEFMN, from the coding sequence ATGATCCGTGCGCTTGTCGACTTCGCGCTGCGAAGCCGCTTCCTTATTCTTGCGATGGCAATCCTGCTTTTTGGCTGGGGAGCCCTCTCGTTTCATAACCTGCCTGTCGAAGCCTACCCCGACGTAGCGAATAACTACGTCAACATCATCACGCAGTGGCCGGGCCACTCTGCCGAAGACATTGAGCAACAGGTCACGGTTCCTACCGAGATTCAGATGGCGGGAATCCCTCACCTGCAACACCTGCGCTCTACCACGCTCGCTGGCCTCTCGAGCATCATGCTGATCTTCGACGACGAATCGGAGAACAACTGGAACCGCGAGCATGTCGTCGAGCGCATGGGCCAGGTCTCTCTTCCGGCAGGCCTTGTTCCTCAGCTAGGCACAGACTGGAGCCCGGTAGGACAGATCTTCTTCTACACGATCGAGAGCAAGAACCCAGAAATCGACGTGATGGAGATTAAGGCGCTCGAAGACTGGACGCTGGAAAAGCAGTTCAAGCAGGTCCAGGGTGTCGTCGACGTCACCAGTCTCGGCGGTGAGACCCGTGAATATCAAATTCGCCTGGATCCCGACAAGCTCATAGCCTACGGCCTCAGCGTTGGACAGATCGAACAACAACTCGCCAACAACAACACCAATGCCGGTGGAAGCTATATCGTCGCCGGTACCCAGCAGATCAATGTGCAGGCCGTCGGCCTCTTTGCCAATGTACAGCAGATTGAGAACACGCTGATCAAAACGCAGGCCGGCACTGCGCTGCACGTAAAAGACATCGCCGTCGTCGAGCAAGGCCCCAGGATTCGCCTCGGACAGAACGGCAGGACGATCCGCCGAGTCGACGGCAAACTTATCGACAATCCCAACGTCGTCGAAGGCATTGTGCTGCTGCAAAAGGGTGCGGACGCCGACCCGACACTGCAAGGAATCGAAGCCAAGGTCAAGGAGATCAACGACCACATCCTCCCCAAAGGGGTGCAGATCAAGCCCTTCCTCGATCGCAGCGATCTCATCCACTTCACCACGCACACGGTAATGCACAATCTGACCGAGGGACTGATCCTGGTCGTTGTCATCCTCTTCCTGTTTCTGGGCAACGTACGCGGCGCCCTCATCGTCGCGTTGACGATTCCCTTCTCGCTCCTCTTCGCCTCGATCTGCCTCGACCTGCGGCACATTCCCGCAAACCTGCTTTCGCTGGGCGCACTGGACTTCGGCATGGTCGTCGACGGCGCCGTCGTCATGGTGGAAAACATCGTTCGCCACCTCAACCGCAGCGGCAATGAGATTCAGACTCCTGCAGAAAAGATTCGCGACGCCGCACATGAGGTCCAGCGGCCCGTCTTCTTCGCTATCGCCATCATCATCACTGCCTACCTGCCCATCTTCACGCTGCAGGCCGTCGAAGGCCGTCTCTTTAAACCGATGGCGTGGACCGTAGCCTTCGCTCTGCTGGGCGCGCTGCTCTTCTCCGTCGTCATCGCTCCCGTGCTCGCCAGCTTCCTGTTCCGCATGGGCGCAACGGAGTGGGAGAACCCGATACTGCACTTCGTCACCGTCCAATACCGCAAGGGAGTAACGTGGTCGATTGAACATCGCTGGTTCGCCATCGGCGGCGCATTACTTGCCTTCGCGATGACACTCTATCTCTCTCTCGGTGGCGTCATCGGCTCCGAGTTCCTCCCCCATCTCGACGAAGGCGCCATCTGGGTACGCGGCACGCTCGCTCCCAGCACCGGCCCCGATGAGAGTGTTGCTATCGCCAATCGAGCGCGCGTCATCCTCGCCAGCTTCCCGGAAGTGATCCAAGCCACCAGTCAGGCTGGACGCGCCGATGACGGTACCGATACCACAGGCTTCTTCAACACCGAATACTTCGTCGGCTTGAAGCCGAAAGAAGACTGGCGGCCCGTCTTTCACGAAAACAAGGAAGACCTCATCGCCTCGATGAGCCAGCAGCTCGAACAGATCCCCGGCGTCATCTGGAACTTTTCTCAGCCCATCTCCGATAACGTCGAGGAGGCCGTCAGCGGCGTCAAGGGCGAGTTGTCCGTCAAAATCTATGGAGACGATCTGAGGGTGCTTGAAGAAAAAGGCAACCAGGTCGTCGGCATCATGAGCAAGATTCAGGGCGTTCGAGATCTTGGCCTCTTCCGCGTCATCGGGCAGCCGAACCTGACCTTTACCGTCGATCGCCAGGCCGCCGCCCGCTTCGGCATCAACGTCTCCGACATCCAGGACGCCATCCAGACCGCAGTCGGAGGAACCGCCGTTAGCCAGGTCCTGCGCGGAGAGGCCCGCTATGACCTCGTACTGCGCTATCAGAAGCAGTATCGCGACACCCGCGAAGCCATTGAGAACGTGCGTCTGCTGTCACCTTCTGGCGAGCGTGTCTCTCTGGCACAGCTCACCAAGGTGGAAGCAATCGATGGCGCAGAGGCCATCTATCGCGAAGGGCAGCAGCGTTACGTCGCTGTCAAATATAGCGTCCGTGGACGCGACCTCGGAAGCACCGTCGAAGAGGCCATCGACAAAGTCAACAAGCAGCTCAAGCTGCCCAAGGGCTATCACGTCGAATGGGCCGGTGAGTACGAGAGCCAGAAGCGCGCCAACAAACGCCTTATGATCGTGCTGCCGATCACGATCCTCATCATCTTCTTCATCCTCTACATGATGTTCAAGTCCTTCAAGTGGGCCATGCTCATCCTCGCTAACGTCGTGATGGCCCCCATCGGTGGACTGCTCGCGCTGCTGCTTACGGGAACGCACTTCAGCGTCTCCTCGGGCGTAGGGTTTCTTGCACTCTTCGGCGTCTCTGTCCAGACCGGTGTCATCATGCTGGAGTACATTAATCAGCTCCGTGCGCGCGGCAACACCATCGAAGAATCTGCGATCGAAGGTGCCGTCCTGCGGCTTCGTCCCATCATGATGACCATGCTCGTCGCCACATTGGGCCTGCTGCCTGCAGCTATGTCGCGCGGCATCGGTTCAGACTCGCAACGTCCTTTCGCCATCGTCATTGTTGGCGGCCTGATCGCTGCACTGGTCATCAGCGTCTTCCTCATGCCTACCCTGTACGTCTGGATCGCGCGCGAAAAGGATGTCCTGCCTGTACCTGAGACGGAGTTCATGAATTAG